One window of the Triticum dicoccoides isolate Atlit2015 ecotype Zavitan chromosome 3B, WEW_v2.0, whole genome shotgun sequence genome contains the following:
- the LOC119274412 gene encoding CDP-diacylglycerol--serine O-phosphatidyltransferase 1 isoform X2, with the protein MEDNGRHKPTREYIGRECNGVKPPNNFGEVDPWTAWAYRPRTISLLLMGTCFLIWASGALNPEGSFSADRVSSVKRGVFAMIAVFLAYSFLQAPSTVLIRPHPAIWRLVHGMAVVYLVALTFLLFQTRDDARQFMKYLHPDLGVELPERSYGTDCRIYVPDHPKSRFNNVYDILFDEFVIAHILGWWGKAIMIRNQPLLWVLSIGFELMELTFRHMLPNFNECWWDSIVLDILICNWFGIWAGMKTVRYFDGRTYEWVGLSRQPNIMSKVKRTLGQFTPAQWDKDEWYPLLGPWRFIQVLSLCVIFMTIELNTFFLKFCLWIPPRNPLIVYRLVLWWLIAIPTIREYNTYLQDRNSVKKVGSFCWLSLAICIIELLICIKFGHGLFPKSMPSWLIVFWTTVATLLTMFLFVWTWKIYRTMIRKRL; encoded by the exons ATGGAGGACAACGGTCGTCACAAGCCTACAAGAGAGTATATTGGCAGGGAGTGTAATGGTGTAAAACCGCCCAATAATTTCGGCGAGGTTGATCCCTGGACCGCGTGGGCGTACAGACCACGGACCATCTCCTTGTTACTCATGGGAACCTGCTTTTTAAT CTGGGCAAGTGGCGCTCTTAATCCAGAAGGAAGCTTCTCTGCTGACCGTGTCTCATCTGTAAAAAG GGGTGTCTTTGCGATGATTGCTGTTTTCTTGGCTTATTCTTTTCTTCAGGCACCTTCAAC TGTGCTCATCAGACCACATCCTGCAATTTGGCGCCTGGTCCATGGGATGGCAGTTGTTTACCTTGTGGCCCTCACATTTTTGCTTTTCCAG ACTCGTGATGATGCTAGGCAGTTCATGAAGTACCTTCACCCTGACCTTGGTGTTG AATTACCTGAAAGATCCTATGGAACCGACTGCCGTATATATGTACCTGATCATCCGAAAAGCAGGTTTAACAATGTTTAT GACATCCTTTTTGACGAGTTTGTTATTGCCCATATCCTTGGATGGTGGGGAAAGGCTATAATGATACGAAACCAACCACTTCTATGGGTGTTATCAATTGGCTTTGAATTAATGGAG CTAACTTTTCGACATATGTTGCCAAATTTTAACGAATGCTGGTGGGATAGCATTGTTCTAGACATATTGATCTGCAATTGGTTTG GTATCTGGGCTGGCATGAAGACTGTGAGATATTTTGATGGGAGGACGTATGAATGGGTTGGCTTGAGTCGCCAGCCCAATATTATGAGTAAG GTGAAAAGGACGCTAGGTCAGTTCACACCAGCACAGTGGGACAAGGATGAGTGGTACCCTCTGCTTGGCCCTTGGAGATTCATCCAAGTGCTAAGCCTGTGCGTAATTTTCATGACCATCGAACTTAACACATTCTTTCTTAAGTTCTGCCTCTGGATTCCTCCCCGGAATCCCTTGATTGTCTACCGACTGGTCCTTTGGTGGTTGATTGCGATACCAACCATCCGCGAATACAACACCTATTTGCAGGACAG GAACTCTGTGAAGAAGGTGGGGTCTTTCTGTTGGCTTTCGCTGGCTATATGCATCATAGAGCTTCTGATCTGCATCAAGTTTGGCCATG GCCTCTTCCCGAAGTCGATGCCGTCGTGGCTGATCGTATTCTGGACGACGGTGGCCACGCTTCTCACCATGTTCCTTTTTGTGTGGACATGGAAAATTTACCGAACAATGATAAGAAAAAGGTTGTGA
- the LOC119274412 gene encoding CDP-diacylglycerol--serine O-phosphatidyltransferase 1 isoform X1, whose protein sequence is MNVLQVVIFAKVVVAMEDNGRHKPTREYIGRECNGVKPPNNFGEVDPWTAWAYRPRTISLLLMGTCFLIWASGALNPEGSFSADRVSSVKRGVFAMIAVFLAYSFLQAPSTVLIRPHPAIWRLVHGMAVVYLVALTFLLFQTRDDARQFMKYLHPDLGVELPERSYGTDCRIYVPDHPKSRFNNVYDILFDEFVIAHILGWWGKAIMIRNQPLLWVLSIGFELMELTFRHMLPNFNECWWDSIVLDILICNWFGIWAGMKTVRYFDGRTYEWVGLSRQPNIMSKVKRTLGQFTPAQWDKDEWYPLLGPWRFIQVLSLCVIFMTIELNTFFLKFCLWIPPRNPLIVYRLVLWWLIAIPTIREYNTYLQDRNSVKKVGSFCWLSLAICIIELLICIKFGHGLFPKSMPSWLIVFWTTVATLLTMFLFVWTWKIYRTMIRKRL, encoded by the exons ATGAATGTTTTGCAGGTGGTgatttttgccaaggttgttgttgcCATGGAGGACAACGGTCGTCACAAGCCTACAAGAGAGTATATTGGCAGGGAGTGTAATGGTGTAAAACCGCCCAATAATTTCGGCGAGGTTGATCCCTGGACCGCGTGGGCGTACAGACCACGGACCATCTCCTTGTTACTCATGGGAACCTGCTTTTTAAT CTGGGCAAGTGGCGCTCTTAATCCAGAAGGAAGCTTCTCTGCTGACCGTGTCTCATCTGTAAAAAG GGGTGTCTTTGCGATGATTGCTGTTTTCTTGGCTTATTCTTTTCTTCAGGCACCTTCAAC TGTGCTCATCAGACCACATCCTGCAATTTGGCGCCTGGTCCATGGGATGGCAGTTGTTTACCTTGTGGCCCTCACATTTTTGCTTTTCCAG ACTCGTGATGATGCTAGGCAGTTCATGAAGTACCTTCACCCTGACCTTGGTGTTG AATTACCTGAAAGATCCTATGGAACCGACTGCCGTATATATGTACCTGATCATCCGAAAAGCAGGTTTAACAATGTTTAT GACATCCTTTTTGACGAGTTTGTTATTGCCCATATCCTTGGATGGTGGGGAAAGGCTATAATGATACGAAACCAACCACTTCTATGGGTGTTATCAATTGGCTTTGAATTAATGGAG CTAACTTTTCGACATATGTTGCCAAATTTTAACGAATGCTGGTGGGATAGCATTGTTCTAGACATATTGATCTGCAATTGGTTTG GTATCTGGGCTGGCATGAAGACTGTGAGATATTTTGATGGGAGGACGTATGAATGGGTTGGCTTGAGTCGCCAGCCCAATATTATGAGTAAG GTGAAAAGGACGCTAGGTCAGTTCACACCAGCACAGTGGGACAAGGATGAGTGGTACCCTCTGCTTGGCCCTTGGAGATTCATCCAAGTGCTAAGCCTGTGCGTAATTTTCATGACCATCGAACTTAACACATTCTTTCTTAAGTTCTGCCTCTGGATTCCTCCCCGGAATCCCTTGATTGTCTACCGACTGGTCCTTTGGTGGTTGATTGCGATACCAACCATCCGCGAATACAACACCTATTTGCAGGACAG GAACTCTGTGAAGAAGGTGGGGTCTTTCTGTTGGCTTTCGCTGGCTATATGCATCATAGAGCTTCTGATCTGCATCAAGTTTGGCCATG GCCTCTTCCCGAAGTCGATGCCGTCGTGGCTGATCGTATTCTGGACGACGGTGGCCACGCTTCTCACCATGTTCCTTTTTGTGTGGACATGGAAAATTTACCGAACAATGATAAGAAAAAGGTTGTGA